TTGATGGAAACGCAGTCGTAATCAAGGTTTTCCTCATAGACTTACCTCCTACTGTTTGCTGCTAATCTATGTCCTTGTTGGAGCATGAGAACCGTGATTACGACTGCGTTTCCATCAAGGCTACATTGACTAATAAACATTAAATTTCCTCTCTAGATCTCAACATAGATTTTAATATTATTTTGAGTGGTTTCTATACCGACTTGTGTAGAAAAGACAGTGCAAGTAACCGGACTCAGGCTAAGGAGTAGGTTGGCCGAGAGGGGCTTAGAATAATGTCAATGCTTTTGTTTAACTCAACACCTCTTGGTGGATCAAGGACTTGAGGGGACGACCCAACTTACAGTGACCTTTAATTTATTCGTGTTGCTTGGTGGCTAGTTCTAAGCCTTTTTTGTAATTGTCGCAGGCAAGGAACGAGTCATTCAGTTTTTCATGCAACCCACCCAGTTGAGCATAGGCCATTGGGGTAGGATGGAGTTCGTTGGATTGCTCTAGATAATGTTTTGCTTTACCCCATAATTGTTGAGATAAACATAATCGCCCTAAACATAAAAATAACGCTGCAGAATGCGGATTTTTTTTAAGTAAGGATTCAGCAAAGTCGAGTTGATTCATATTTCCTGGTAGGAGTCCATACAGTTCAATTAATTGAGAACTGAACTCTTTACGTAAGCAATGTCTTAGTAACGCTTCTGCTTTTGTCTGCTCGTTATTTTTTAGTAAGAAACGAATGTATTCGGCTACAAGTTCTGGATTATTTCTCAGCTGTTTGGGTAACGAGTCAAATAAAGCGGATACAGCATCGGGTTGATTTTGTTTCGCCAGATCGATTATAGATTGGAGGTAGGCATTTTGTTGTAATTGTTCGAAAACTTGCTCAGAAATGACATGGTTTTTTCTTAAATCAGGTAGGATAGCAATGAGTTGGGGCCAATCCCTGATTTCTTTGTAAAGATTCATGAGTAATTTTAAAACATAAGGATGGCGGGGAGCCATATCATGTAAATGTTTTAGCGTTGCTAAAGCCTGTTCCCATTGATGGTTTGCTAATTGTAATTGGGCTTGGGTTAGTTCAACGGCAATTTTGGCTTCAGGCATGGACTGTTGTGCTTCGCGTAGATAGTGGTCTCTAAGTTTACTATCGCCCATTTTTTGTGCTGCACGGGCTGCGGTTAGATAATTAAGTAGAGGGGTGTCCGTATTGGGTAATGCCTGGATTAAATGATTTTTTGCCTTCTGCCAATAACCTTCACTGTACTCAATTAGACCTTTTCTGGTGGTTGCCTGTGCTTTTTGAGCAAGACGCTTGATATTCCATTGATGTATTAGACCAGGCGTATTCGATATTTTGCTACCTAAGTGTAATAAAATATGGATGATTAGGAACAATAAAATCAAAGCAAAAACAGTAAACCATACCGTGGATTCAATAACCCAATGATTAATAGTAATCAATACATACCCGGGATCTTTATTGAGTTGAATACCCAGTGATACAGAGCCTAATAAAACAAGAAAAGCGATTAGAATACGCATCATTATTAGTGTTCTCCTTTGTCGCCATCATTTGTTGGTTTAACGAGCGATTCTTGATTGTCTATTATTTGATTTAGGAGTGGGAGCGCTAATTCAATTACCGGTTTTTCTTGAGTAATTTTTACTTGTTGAAGCTCAGCCAATTGTTTTAGTAAAGTATCTGTATTTTGTGATGTTTTATTGAAAGTCCGTTGAAGATTTAAAATAGCTTGTTTGAGTGCTAATTGATAGACCTCGGGATTATTATTGAGAATGGCCCATTGCGCTTCTTGCAAATTAAGGCGAATGCTCTCTTTTACAACTGACTCATATAAGGGGGATATTAATGGTGTAATGTTCTCATCATCTCGACGTACTACCACCATTTTTTCCAATAAATTGACGCTATCTTGCAATCGAATTTGCCATGCTGAACGATTACTGCTTTTTTCTGATGTATTTCCTGTTGCAGAATCGCTTCCTAATTTATTTTTATCTCCAGTTGCTTTGGGGGTGATTGTGTTGATGCTGTCTTGAGCGGCATCTAATCGACTTAATAAGCCGACAATATCTACCTTAGGTATCGTTTTTAATTGTGCTATTTCCTTTGCTATAGCCTGCCTGACATTAAATATTTTAGGTGAGGATAATTGCCCTAATAATTTATCCGCTTGTTGGAGTAATGAGATAGCTGCACTATAATTATCGCTCCAGTGAGCGTTTATTTGTGCCAATTCTAGATAATATCGTGCTTTGAGCAATAACCAATCTTGATTTTGGTAGAGTCTTTGGTTCATTGCTATTTGTAATTGCTTGTTGAGATCATCTAGTTTGCTTTGTAATGCATTTTGTGATTGTTCAATATTATTAGTCTTAGTATCTATTTGATTGTCTATTTGTTTTTGATTGTCTATTTGTTTTTGTTTTATTTGCGCTATTTC
This Legionella fallonii LLAP-10 DNA region includes the following protein-coding sequences:
- a CDS encoding heme biosynthesis HemY N-terminal domain-containing protein, with amino-acid sequence MMRILIAFLVLLGSVSLGIQLNKDPGYVLITINHWVIESTVWFTVFALILLFLIIHILLHLGSKISNTPGLIHQWNIKRLAQKAQATTRKGLIEYSEGYWQKAKNHLIQALPNTDTPLLNYLTAARAAQKMGDSKLRDHYLREAQQSMPEAKIAVELTQAQLQLANHQWEQALATLKHLHDMAPRHPYVLKLLMNLYKEIRDWPQLIAILPDLRKNHVISEQVFEQLQQNAYLQSIIDLAKQNQPDAVSALFDSLPKQLRNNPELVAEYIRFLLKNNEQTKAEALLRHCLRKEFSSQLIELYGLLPGNMNQLDFAESLLKKNPHSAALFLCLGRLCLSQQLWGKAKHYLEQSNELHPTPMAYAQLGGLHEKLNDSFLACDNYKKGLELATKQHE
- a CDS encoding uroporphyrinogen-III C-methyltransferase, yielding MANSSEEHKKETKPIKQNPTIEPQKQTSQNKNTAQRKNHTLLSGLSIALAIVAIIVAMWAMHHLQNKLNDEKTGLIAEIAQIKQKQIDNQKQIDNQIDTKTNNIEQSQNALQSKLDDLNKQLQIAMNQRLYQNQDWLLLKARYYLELAQINAHWSDNYSAAISLLQQADKLLGQLSSPKIFNVRQAIAKEIAQLKTIPKVDIVGLLSRLDAAQDSINTITPKATGDKNKLGSDSATGNTSEKSSNRSAWQIRLQDSVNLLEKMVVVRRDDENITPLISPLYESVVKESIRLNLQEAQWAILNNNPEVYQLALKQAILNLQRTFNKTSQNTDTLLKQLAELQQVKITQEKPVIELALPLLNQIIDNQESLVKPTNDGDKGEH